One region of Mus musculus strain C57BL/6J chromosome 15, GRCm38.p6 C57BL/6J genomic DNA includes:
- the Nipal2 gene encoding NIPA-like protein 2 isoform X2, producing MGWKQLRASETLGFQQTLYDPLEFCIMCMTLAFAGTYLLVNFAPNVTQAISARTVQYYFVGWQFLVYVILEILVFCILLYFHKRKGMKHIVVLLTLVALLASLTVISVKAVSGMITLSVTGKMQLTYAIFYIMLVIMIASCVFQVKFLNQATELYTMTTVVPVNHVFFTTSAIIAGIIFYQEFLGAAFLTVFIYLFGCFLSFLGVFLVTRNREKEHLQQSFVDLGDIPGKQMLDKVQPDSNGLSYGTLPDGGDSTRGQCGEKKES from the exons ATGGGCTGGAAGCAGCTTCGAGCCAGTGAAACACTTGGCTTTCAGCAGACCCTATATGACCCTCTGGAATTTTGTATCATGT GTATGACACTAGCATTTGCAGGAACATATTTATTGGTGAATTTTGCTCCAAATGTCACCCAGGCTATCTCAGCAAGAACAGTACAGTATTACTTTGTTGGCTGGCAATTCCTGGTCTATGTG attttagaAATCCTAGTTTTCTGCATCCTTCTGTATTTCcataaaaggaaaggaatgaagCACATTGTGGTCCTGCTCACCCTGGTGGCACTCCTTG CCTCATTGACTGTGATTTCTGTGAAGGCTGTCTCAGGCATGATCACTCTTTCTGTGACGGGTAAAATGCAGCTAACTTATGCCATCTTCTACATCATGCTTGTCATCATGATAGCCTCTTGCGTTTTCCAAGTCAA GTTCCTGAATCAAGCCACAGAACTCTACACAATGACCACAGTGGTGCCAGTCAACCATGTTTTCTTTACAACCAGCGCCATCATCGCAG GCATCATATTTTACCAGGAATTCCTTGGTGCTGCTTTTCTCACTGTATTTATATATCTTTTTGG GTGCTTTCTGTCATTCCTTGGAGTATTTTTAGTGAcaagaaatagagaaaaggagCATCTACAACAGTCTTTTGTTGACCTTGGGGATATTCCTG GGAAACAAATGTTGGACAAAGTACAACCAGATTCAAATGGCTTATCCTATGGAACCTTGCCTGATGGAGGCGACTCAACAAGGGGCCAatgtggagagaagaaagaatcctAG